In Fodinicurvata sediminis DSM 21159, a genomic segment contains:
- a CDS encoding RNA-binding S4 domain-containing protein — translation MSEEQTEAFLRLDKWLFFARFYKSRALATRACEAGEIRIGGTVVRKANHRLRIGDVLTFSRGPYVRVIKVVSLPTRRGPASEAQESYEDLNPISEQHPLPRNSRGEGPAREPGSGRPTKRERRKLDHFRGEW, via the coding sequence ATGAGCGAAGAACAAACCGAGGCCTTCCTGCGCCTGGACAAGTGGCTTTTCTTTGCGCGCTTCTACAAGAGCCGCGCACTGGCCACCCGCGCCTGCGAGGCCGGCGAGATCCGTATCGGCGGCACGGTGGTGCGCAAAGCCAATCACAGGCTGCGCATTGGCGATGTCCTGACCTTTTCCCGCGGCCCCTATGTGCGTGTGATCAAGGTGGTGTCACTGCCAACCCGACGCGGCCCCGCCAGCGAGGCCCAGGAAAGCTACGAAGACCTGAATCCCATCAGCGAGCAGCACCCCCTGCCCCGCAACAGCCGTGGCGAAGGCCCCGCCCGGGAGCCCGGCAGCGGGCGCCCCACCAAGCGCGAGCGCCGCAAGCTGGACCACTTTCGCGGAGAATGGTGA
- a CDS encoding helicase-related protein, which yields MSSDRVVAVLGPTNTGKTFFAIERMLAHSSGMIGFPLRLLARENYDRVVKARGERQVALITGEEKIIPDTARYFICTVESMPVTRPVDFLAVDEIQLAADPERGHIFTDRLLHARGTQETLLLGSETIRPLLHGLIRNLEIVSRPRFSKLSYAGQKKLNRLPPRSAVVTFSVSEVYALAEMMRRQRGGTAVVLGALSPRTRNAQVEMFESGEVDYLVATDAIGMGLNLGLDHVAFARLSKFDGHRPRRLSAPEVGQIAGRAGRHMNDGTFGTTADQPPMEEELIEAVEEHQFPALNALYWRNRELDFTHPKALLRSLERRPERRELMRVRPPDDQAALATLLRDDSLMDLAQDRASVELLWDVCQVPDFRKTFSDNHVRLLAQIFRYLRQNDRQLPEDWVARQINRIARTDGDIDALIARIAHVRTWTFITHRGDWLADAKGWQERTRAIEDQLSDALHARLTNRFVDKRTATLLRRLRSGEDLLASVRNNGEVLVEGEEVGHLEGFRFRLDASVDRDDSQAILAATRKALQGVMPQRLSKLEEDNDGAFQLDDRAQLLWRGTAIARLAPGDSPLTPRIQTFDSELLDGPSRERIRRRLADWLNRHLRNGLAPLYQLEEAPLKGAARGLAFQVAEAMGSLPRSAAAEQVRQLDKADRKALAGLNLRLGVQSLFLPALLKPRSQRLRALLWCVFHAHAFTAVPDSSTRLLYDERAQDPAFCQAIGYRSLGRGKRRLAVRVDSLEQAMARARQQTREGVLKPDQKLCDLLDGDPETLRLVLGSNGYQPHQEDGETVYRRQRKAKGKPEGRKPRSGNTKPGKAKTGHQKTPDAAPHSPFAVLKQMKRG from the coding sequence ATGAGTTCAGATCGGGTCGTCGCGGTCCTGGGGCCGACCAACACGGGCAAGACCTTCTTTGCCATCGAGCGCATGCTGGCGCATTCCAGCGGCATGATCGGTTTTCCGCTGCGTCTGCTGGCGCGCGAGAACTATGACCGCGTGGTCAAGGCCCGAGGCGAGCGCCAGGTGGCGCTGATCACCGGCGAAGAGAAGATCATCCCGGACACCGCGCGCTATTTCATCTGTACGGTGGAGTCCATGCCGGTGACCCGGCCAGTGGACTTCCTGGCCGTGGACGAGATCCAGCTGGCCGCCGATCCCGAGCGCGGGCACATCTTCACCGACCGCCTGCTGCACGCCCGCGGCACGCAGGAAACCTTGCTGCTGGGCAGCGAGACCATACGCCCGCTGCTGCACGGCCTGATCCGCAATCTGGAGATCGTCTCGCGCCCGCGCTTTTCTAAACTGTCCTATGCCGGCCAGAAGAAACTGAACCGTCTGCCACCGCGGTCGGCCGTGGTCACCTTCTCGGTATCCGAGGTCTATGCCCTGGCCGAAATGATGCGCCGACAGCGCGGCGGCACCGCGGTCGTGCTGGGCGCCCTTTCGCCGCGCACCCGCAACGCCCAAGTGGAGATGTTCGAATCCGGCGAGGTGGATTACCTGGTGGCAACCGATGCCATCGGCATGGGCCTGAACCTGGGGCTCGATCATGTGGCCTTCGCCCGCCTGTCGAAGTTCGACGGCCACCGCCCGCGCCGGCTGAGCGCACCCGAGGTCGGTCAGATCGCCGGACGTGCCGGCCGGCACATGAACGACGGCACCTTCGGCACCACAGCGGACCAGCCACCCATGGAGGAAGAGCTGATCGAGGCCGTGGAGGAACACCAGTTTCCGGCCTTGAACGCGCTTTATTGGCGCAACCGCGAGCTGGATTTCACCCATCCCAAGGCCCTGCTGCGCAGCCTGGAACGCCGGCCGGAGCGCAGGGAACTCATGCGCGTACGCCCGCCCGACGACCAGGCAGCCCTGGCAACCCTGCTGCGTGACGACTCCCTTATGGACCTGGCCCAGGATCGCGCCAGCGTCGAGCTACTGTGGGACGTCTGCCAGGTGCCCGACTTCCGCAAGACCTTCAGCGACAACCATGTCCGCTTGCTGGCTCAGATCTTCCGTTACCTGCGCCAGAACGACCGCCAGCTTCCCGAGGACTGGGTGGCCCGGCAGATCAACCGCATCGCGAGGACCGACGGCGATATCGACGCGCTCATCGCCCGCATCGCCCATGTGCGCACCTGGACCTTCATCACCCATCGCGGCGACTGGCTGGCCGACGCCAAGGGCTGGCAGGAACGCACCCGCGCCATCGAGGATCAACTCTCCGATGCTCTGCACGCGCGGCTGACCAATCGCTTCGTGGACAAACGCACGGCCACCCTGCTGCGCCGGCTTAGGAGCGGCGAGGACCTGCTGGCTTCAGTGCGCAACAACGGCGAGGTCTTGGTCGAAGGCGAAGAGGTCGGCCATCTGGAGGGCTTCCGCTTCCGCCTGGACGCCTCGGTGGACCGCGACGACAGCCAGGCCATCCTGGCCGCCACGCGCAAGGCGCTTCAGGGCGTCATGCCGCAGCGCCTGTCGAAACTGGAGGAGGACAACGACGGTGCCTTCCAGCTGGATGACCGGGCCCAGCTGCTCTGGCGCGGCACCGCCATCGCACGCCTGGCACCAGGGGACAGTCCGCTGACCCCACGCATCCAGACCTTCGACAGCGAGCTCCTGGACGGCCCCTCGCGCGAGCGCATAAGGCGGCGCCTGGCTGACTGGCTGAACCGCCACCTGCGCAATGGCCTGGCGCCGCTCTACCAACTCGAGGAAGCCCCCTTGAAGGGGGCGGCCCGCGGTCTGGCCTTCCAGGTGGCCGAAGCCATGGGCAGCTTGCCGCGCTCTGCCGCCGCCGAACAGGTGCGGCAACTGGACAAGGCGGACCGCAAGGCGCTGGCCGGCCTGAACCTGCGCCTGGGGGTGCAGTCACTCTTCCTGCCGGCCCTGCTGAAGCCACGCAGCCAACGTCTGCGGGCCCTGCTCTGGTGCGTTTTCCACGCGCATGCCTTCACAGCCGTTCCCGACAGCAGCACACGCCTGCTTTACGACGAACGCGCCCAGGATCCTGCCTTTTGCCAGGCCATCGGCTACCGCAGCCTGGGGCGCGGCAAGCGCAGGCTGGCCGTACGTGTGGACAGCCTGGAACAGGCCATGGCCCGCGCCCGGCAGCAAACCCGGGAAGGCGTGCTGAAACCCGATCAGAAGCTCTGCGACCTCTTGGATGGGGATCCGGAAACCCTGCGCCTGGTTCTGGGCAGCAATGGCTATCAGCCGCATCAGGAAGACGGCGAGACCGTCTATCGACGCCAGCGCAAAGCCAAGGGCAAGCCGGAAGGCAGGAAGCCCAGATCCGGAAACACCAAGCCTGGCAAAGCCAAGACCGGGCACCAGAAGACACCCGATGCAGCCCCGCATTCTCCCTTCGCCGTCCTGAAGCAGATGAAACGCGGCTGA
- the htpG gene encoding molecular chaperone HtpG, translating into MSETTQETLSFQAEVSRLLDIVANALYSNREIFLRELISNASDACDKLRYAALTEPALLESDSELRVELSVDKDKGQLTIADNGIGMNREDLVENLGTIAKSGTSAFLDKLGEKRGEVDLIGQFGVGFYSAFMVAQHVSVETRRAGEESGWHWESDGHGSFTIGESETAPARGTRITITLKEDAQEFLEEASLRRIVQTYSDHIAFPVVLKHAGETEDERLNSAGALWLRPKSEISDEQYKEFYKHVAHALDEPWTWLHFRVEGMMEYTGLLFIPTQRPYDLFDPQRKHGVKLYVKRVFITDDCETLLPAYLRFLRGIIDSEDLPLNISREMLQHNPMIAKIKSALVKRVLGELETKAEKEPENYTTFWETFGPVLKEGLYEDRDQSEPLLKLARFRSTRREGWVSLEEYVSGMKPGQNEIYFMTGEDLDVLKKSPQLEGFYDKDVEVLLLTDPIDEFWVPAVGNYQDKEFKSVTRAGADLDNIAGESSDDSKDGEEKAEEGNADALVTFLKENLSGKVKDVRASKRLTSSPVCLSADSGDLDLHLERMLKQHGQLNQEASRILEVNPNHPLVRKLSDKLSNGAEASEMAGMGELLLDQARILDGDLPLDPSNFSKRLSELVQRSLG; encoded by the coding sequence ATGAGTGAAACCACCCAGGAAACGCTATCCTTTCAGGCGGAAGTCAGCCGCCTGCTCGATATTGTCGCCAACGCGCTCTATTCCAACCGCGAGATCTTCCTGCGCGAGCTGATTTCCAATGCCTCGGATGCCTGTGACAAGCTGCGCTATGCAGCGCTGACCGAACCCGCATTACTGGAAAGCGATTCCGAGCTGCGGGTCGAGCTGTCGGTGGACAAGGACAAGGGCCAGTTGACCATTGCCGACAACGGCATCGGCATGAATCGGGAAGACCTGGTGGAGAACCTGGGTACCATCGCCAAGTCCGGCACCTCGGCCTTCCTGGACAAGCTGGGCGAAAAGCGCGGTGAAGTGGATCTGATCGGTCAGTTCGGCGTCGGGTTCTATTCCGCCTTCATGGTGGCGCAGCATGTTTCCGTCGAGACCCGCAGGGCCGGTGAGGAGAGTGGCTGGCACTGGGAGTCCGACGGCCATGGCAGCTTCACCATCGGCGAGAGCGAGACGGCACCGGCCCGGGGCACGCGCATTACCATCACATTGAAGGAGGATGCGCAGGAGTTTCTGGAAGAGGCCAGCCTGCGCCGGATCGTGCAGACCTATTCCGATCATATCGCCTTTCCGGTGGTGCTGAAGCATGCAGGCGAAACGGAGGACGAACGCCTGAACAGTGCGGGTGCACTTTGGCTGCGCCCGAAGAGCGAGATTTCGGACGAGCAGTACAAGGAGTTCTACAAGCACGTTGCCCACGCGCTGGACGAGCCCTGGACCTGGTTGCACTTCCGGGTCGAGGGCATGATGGAATACACGGGCCTGCTGTTCATTCCCACGCAGCGGCCCTATGACCTGTTCGACCCGCAGCGCAAGCATGGGGTGAAGCTCTACGTGAAGCGCGTCTTCATCACCGACGACTGCGAGACCCTGCTGCCGGCATACCTGCGCTTCCTGCGCGGCATCATCGATTCCGAGGATCTGCCGCTCAACATCAGCCGCGAGATGCTTCAGCACAATCCCATGATCGCGAAGATCAAGTCTGCGCTGGTGAAGCGCGTTCTGGGCGAACTGGAGACCAAGGCCGAGAAGGAGCCTGAGAATTACACGACCTTCTGGGAAACCTTCGGTCCCGTTTTGAAGGAAGGTCTCTATGAGGATCGCGACCAGAGCGAACCCCTGCTGAAGCTGGCGCGCTTCCGCTCCACTCGCCGCGAGGGTTGGGTTTCTCTTGAAGAGTACGTGAGCGGCATGAAGCCGGGGCAGAACGAAATCTATTTCATGACCGGCGAGGACCTGGACGTCCTGAAGAAAAGCCCGCAACTCGAGGGCTTCTATGACAAGGATGTCGAGGTCCTGTTGCTGACCGATCCCATCGACGAGTTCTGGGTGCCGGCTGTCGGAAACTACCAGGACAAGGAGTTCAAGTCGGTCACGCGAGCCGGGGCCGACCTGGACAACATCGCTGGCGAGTCCAGTGATGATTCAAAGGATGGCGAAGAGAAGGCCGAGGAGGGCAATGCCGATGCACTGGTGACCTTCCTGAAGGAGAACCTTTCCGGAAAGGTCAAGGATGTGCGCGCCTCAAAGCGCCTGACCAGCAGCCCGGTCTGCCTGTCGGCCGACAGCGGTGACCTGGACCTGCACCTGGAGCGCATGCTGAAGCAGCATGGACAGCTGAACCAGGAGGCCTCGCGCATCCTTGAGGTCAACCCCAACCACCCGCTGGTGCGCAAGCTGTCCGACAAGCTCAGCAACGGCGCCGAGGCCAGCGAGATGGCGGGCATGGGCGAACTGCTCCTGGACCAGGCGCGCATCCTGGACGGCGACCTGCCGCTCGATCCCTCGAACTTCTCCAAGCGCCTGTCCGAACTGGTTCAGCGCAGTCTGGGTTGA
- a CDS encoding sensor histidine kinase, whose protein sequence is MVDTTEARRRAYNFGLITVRAQLFPIFVLVAVFLVVAAALIYNTVQEQNRVAEQTALQIVSSTISEQREKLSDFVEDYAYWDATVENLVSSYDPKWADDNVGQWVVDGLGMDGSLAVGANNRIIHHTESDALAVPEHLPEPVNKLVIAARAQAVGRGSEDSKAVTGFFRDKEGLHLAAASVVNWEGTRPLPRDDGAPVVLIFFQTFDQDLLSTIDYPFLLKDMHLSLDSAQASGSQLPLRSVEGNILGILNWESAKPANAILKQLYIPLLLEALIMMLVFGIIIQRAYKRAQLFHEYHNWLESQTKELREARNSAEALSKSKSEFLAMMSHELRTPLNAIIGFSDLIRQEYSRSLPVEQIQGYAQDIHASGNYLLGLINDILDMSKIEAQRYELHESEIELSDLLEQSLVLVKRLAGQKSISIEMPTEDYLIHVDIRALTQVVVNILSNAIKFSHPGTSIQIKSRENVDGSLSLLISDQGIGMSDEDVRKALEPFGQAKDAYLSNTSKGTGLGLNISEALMNLHNGSLTIRSVPGTGTTVELRLPADRISSCLDYSTSQNTAPRLARSSG, encoded by the coding sequence ATGGTAGATACTACAGAAGCGAGAAGAAGGGCTTACAATTTTGGGCTGATCACCGTACGTGCCCAACTGTTCCCAATCTTCGTTCTCGTTGCTGTCTTCCTCGTGGTAGCAGCCGCACTTATCTACAATACCGTTCAAGAGCAAAACAGGGTTGCCGAACAAACAGCACTGCAGATTGTTTCGTCCACCATCTCTGAACAACGCGAAAAGCTCAGCGATTTTGTGGAAGATTATGCCTATTGGGACGCTACAGTTGAAAACCTTGTCTCAAGCTATGATCCAAAATGGGCTGATGACAATGTAGGCCAATGGGTGGTTGACGGGCTTGGCATGGATGGCTCTCTCGCAGTAGGAGCCAATAACCGCATCATCCACCACACGGAGTCTGATGCTCTAGCTGTGCCTGAACATCTTCCAGAACCCGTGAATAAGTTGGTTATCGCTGCCCGCGCGCAGGCTGTAGGAAGAGGAAGCGAGGACTCCAAAGCAGTCACTGGCTTTTTCCGTGACAAGGAAGGTCTTCATCTGGCCGCCGCTTCTGTGGTTAACTGGGAAGGTACACGTCCGCTGCCCCGTGATGATGGCGCTCCAGTGGTCCTTATATTCTTCCAGACATTTGACCAGGATTTGCTATCCACAATCGATTATCCATTTCTTTTGAAGGATATGCACCTCTCCCTCGATAGTGCACAAGCAAGTGGGTCTCAGTTGCCCCTGAGGTCTGTTGAGGGAAACATACTAGGCATCCTGAACTGGGAATCTGCAAAACCTGCAAACGCCATTCTTAAGCAGCTCTATATACCTCTGCTTCTTGAAGCACTCATCATGATGCTGGTTTTTGGGATTATCATACAGCGCGCCTACAAGCGCGCTCAATTGTTCCATGAGTATCACAATTGGCTTGAGTCGCAGACCAAAGAACTGAGAGAAGCACGAAACTCAGCGGAGGCACTTAGCAAAAGTAAATCCGAGTTCCTGGCCATGATGAGCCATGAGTTGCGCACGCCATTGAACGCAATAATCGGCTTTTCAGACCTGATTCGCCAAGAATATTCACGATCACTACCTGTCGAACAAATTCAAGGCTATGCACAAGACATTCATGCAAGCGGCAATTATCTTCTTGGGCTGATCAATGACATCCTGGACATGTCTAAAATAGAAGCCCAACGTTATGAATTGCACGAGAGTGAAATAGAACTCTCAGACCTGCTTGAGCAAAGCCTGGTCCTGGTAAAGCGTTTGGCTGGGCAGAAGTCCATCTCGATAGAGATGCCCACGGAAGATTACCTAATACACGTCGATATCCGGGCCTTAACCCAGGTTGTCGTCAATATCCTGTCGAATGCCATCAAGTTCTCGCATCCTGGAACTTCCATTCAGATAAAATCTAGGGAGAATGTGGATGGCAGTCTTTCACTCTTGATCTCAGACCAAGGCATAGGGATGAGCGATGAGGATGTCCGGAAAGCGCTGGAGCCTTTTGGTCAGGCCAAGGATGCCTACCTGAGCAATACCAGCAAAGGCACCGGATTGGGCCTCAATATTTCAGAAGCCCTCATGAACCTGCACAATGGGTCTCTCACAATTCGTTCAGTGCCTGGCACGGGAACAACTGTGGAATTGCGACTCCCTGCAGATCGAATCAGTTCATGCCTAGATTATAGTACTAGCCAGAATACGGCACCACGCTTAGCCAGATCCTCAGGGTAG
- a CDS encoding sensor histidine kinase → MGRQLWPVLILVLGFLGLAAALVYDTAWHQYELAVESERRIVEKGLNLHRRTIANHTVSGAYDDDSIENLLLDYDPDWAEEYISEWALDGLQMDGALVAWSNNRILHHVNQYDPEYLAEPEALPGEVQALMDTARSNVGNPGERPEAATGFFKDEKGLHLVAAAPLTWEGARDHALEEDQHAVLVIFMTFDDAFLTDLTTDLELEGLSLVSEAPEGSRTHLPLTTASGQTLAALTWASTSPGLGMLREMVLPLTIAGLVMLVLSAFFVRHAYRRARLFEYYHGLLEERTEELKQAKEHAEALSRSKSRFLATMSHELRTPLNAILGFSDLLRQEFVKTLPIERIQEYARDINSSGEYLLSLINDILDLSKIEAERYELHEEEIQLSELVEESLSLVQSMAERSNITLHNEVTDCTLQADPRALKQVLVNLLSNALKYSGPETSVWISNTRENNGKLTLRVRDQGQGMKAEDIAKALEAFGRTEDAYVQGIQGTGLGLNICQSIMQLHEGSLDIESAPEHGTTVILRFPAERVLQANYSKQA, encoded by the coding sequence ATGGGACGCCAGCTGTGGCCCGTGTTGATTCTGGTGCTGGGCTTCCTGGGCCTTGCCGCAGCGCTTGTCTATGATACCGCCTGGCACCAGTACGAACTGGCCGTGGAGTCCGAACGGCGCATTGTCGAGAAGGGCCTGAATCTGCACCGCAGAACCATCGCCAACCATACGGTCAGTGGCGCCTATGACGACGACAGCATCGAGAACCTCCTTTTGGACTACGACCCGGACTGGGCAGAGGAATACATAAGTGAATGGGCCCTCGACGGCCTGCAGATGGATGGCGCGCTGGTGGCCTGGAGCAACAACCGCATTCTGCATCACGTCAATCAATATGACCCCGAGTATCTGGCCGAGCCGGAAGCCCTGCCAGGTGAAGTCCAGGCTCTGATGGACACGGCCCGCAGCAATGTCGGCAACCCTGGTGAGCGGCCTGAAGCGGCCACAGGTTTTTTCAAGGACGAGAAAGGCCTGCATCTGGTTGCAGCCGCGCCGCTGACCTGGGAGGGCGCGCGCGATCACGCACTTGAGGAAGACCAGCATGCCGTCCTTGTCATCTTCATGACCTTCGATGACGCCTTCCTGACCGATCTGACAACGGACCTGGAACTGGAGGGCCTCAGCCTTGTTTCGGAAGCGCCCGAAGGCAGCCGCACGCATCTGCCCCTGACAACTGCCTCTGGACAGACCCTTGCCGCCCTGACCTGGGCCAGCACGTCACCCGGGCTGGGCATGCTGCGTGAGATGGTCCTGCCCCTGACAATCGCCGGACTTGTGATGCTGGTGCTTTCGGCCTTCTTCGTGCGTCACGCATACCGGCGTGCCCGGCTGTTCGAGTACTATCACGGCCTTCTGGAGGAACGGACCGAGGAATTGAAGCAGGCCAAGGAGCATGCAGAAGCGCTCAGTCGCAGCAAATCCCGCTTCCTGGCCACCATGAGCCATGAGCTCCGCACGCCGCTGAACGCCATCCTGGGCTTTTCCGACCTGCTGCGTCAGGAGTTCGTGAAAACGCTCCCCATCGAGCGCATCCAGGAATATGCACGGGACATAAATTCCAGCGGAGAATATCTGCTCTCGCTGATCAACGACATCCTGGACCTCTCCAAGATCGAGGCCGAACGCTACGAACTCCATGAAGAGGAAATCCAGCTGTCCGAACTGGTGGAGGAAAGCCTCTCCCTGGTCCAGAGCATGGCCGAGCGCAGCAACATAACGCTCCACAACGAGGTTACAGACTGCACGCTCCAGGCAGACCCCAGGGCCTTGAAGCAGGTCCTGGTCAACCTGCTGTCCAATGCACTGAAGTATTCAGGGCCCGAGACCAGTGTCTGGATCAGCAATACCCGGGAAAACAATGGGAAACTGACCCTGCGCGTGCGCGATCAGGGACAGGGCATGAAAGCGGAGGACATCGCCAAGGCACTCGAGGCCTTCGGACGGACCGAGGATGCCTATGTCCAGGGAATCCAGGGCACGGGCCTGGGCCTGAACATCTGCCAGTCCATCATGCAGCTGCACGAAGGCTCCCTGGACATCGAATCAGCGCCCGAACACGGCACTACAGTCATCCTGCGGTTTCCAGCAGAACGGGTCCTTCAAGCCAACTATTCCAAACAAGCCTAA
- the glcF gene encoding glycolate oxidase subunit GlcF produces the protein MQTNFSLAQLADPDTRESEQILRNCVHCGFCTATCPTYVLLGNELDSPRGRIYLIKDMLENDKPASEKVVTHIDRCLSCLSCMTTCPSGVHYMHLVDHARKHIAETYQRPLPDRSLRKLLATVLPYPGRFRLALIGAQLARPLAGLLPGRLRTMIDMAPRKLPSPSPVDRPQVFPAEGTLRARVALLNGCAQQVLSPAINEATVRLLTRMGVEVVVAQGAGCCGALVHHMGQEDPALASARANIDAWNRLKESEGGLDAVVVNASGCGTTVKDYGFMLREDPDYAKAAAEISNMTKDISELLAELDLPQPVRPTGQRVAYHSACSLQHGQQVRQPPKSLLQAAGFEVVEPAESHICCGSAGTYNLTQPVIANQLKDRKVGHLQRTGAEIVASGNIGCITQIASGAEMPVVHTVELLDWATGGPRPDALG, from the coding sequence ATGCAGACAAACTTCTCACTCGCCCAGCTGGCCGACCCCGATACCCGGGAATCCGAACAGATCCTGCGCAACTGCGTGCACTGCGGCTTCTGTACCGCCACCTGTCCGACCTATGTCCTGCTGGGCAACGAGCTCGACAGTCCGCGCGGACGCATCTACCTGATCAAGGACATGCTGGAGAACGACAAGCCCGCCAGCGAGAAGGTGGTGACCCACATCGACCGATGCCTTTCTTGCTTGTCCTGCATGACCACCTGCCCCTCGGGCGTGCACTACATGCATCTGGTCGACCATGCCCGCAAGCACATCGCAGAGACCTACCAGCGCCCCCTGCCGGACCGCAGCCTGCGCAAGTTGCTGGCCACCGTCCTGCCCTATCCCGGACGCTTCCGCCTTGCGCTCATCGGTGCCCAACTTGCCCGACCGCTGGCAGGGTTGCTGCCAGGCCGCCTGAGAACCATGATCGACATGGCACCGCGCAAGCTGCCGTCGCCCTCCCCGGTGGACCGCCCGCAGGTCTTCCCGGCCGAAGGTACGCTCCGTGCCCGCGTTGCCCTGCTGAACGGCTGTGCCCAGCAGGTGCTCTCCCCGGCCATCAACGAAGCCACGGTGCGCCTTCTGACCCGCATGGGCGTCGAGGTGGTGGTGGCCCAAGGGGCCGGCTGCTGCGGTGCGCTGGTTCATCACATGGGCCAGGAGGACCCGGCGCTTGCCTCGGCCAGGGCCAACATCGATGCCTGGAACCGCCTGAAGGAGAGCGAAGGCGGCCTGGACGCCGTCGTCGTCAACGCCTCGGGCTGTGGCACCACGGTCAAGGACTACGGCTTCATGCTGCGCGAGGATCCGGACTATGCCAAAGCAGCTGCCGAGATCTCGAACATGACGAAGGACATCTCCGAGCTGCTGGCCGAACTGGACCTGCCGCAGCCGGTACGGCCCACCGGCCAGCGCGTGGCCTACCACTCGGCCTGCTCGCTGCAGCATGGCCAGCAGGTGCGCCAACCGCCGAAATCCCTGCTTCAGGCCGCCGGTTTCGAGGTGGTGGAGCCGGCTGAAAGTCACATCTGCTGTGGATCGGCCGGAACCTACAACCTGACCCAACCGGTCATCGCCAATCAATTGAAGGATCGCAAGGTAGGCCATCTGCAGCGCACGGGGGCCGAGATCGTCGCCAGCGGCAACATCGGCTGCATCACCCAGATCGCCAGTGGGGCCGAAATGCCGGTGGTTCATACGGTGGAACTGCTCGATTGGGCAACCGGTGGTCCACGCCCGGATGCGCTTGGATAA
- the glcE gene encoding glycolate oxidase subunit GlcE, producing MSEILRPENPDQLVELVNWAVSEKQPLKVIGSDSKSGLGRPVQAHHTVSLSAFNGIRLYEPEELVLSAGAGTPLADIRSALQETGQEMAFEPPNLSAFYGSGHDEGTLGGLLACNLAGPRRIKIGAARDHFLGFSAVTGRGELVKSGGRVVKNVTGYDLSKLLAGSYGTLGIMTEVTVKVLPGAEKLRTVLVYGLEDAQAVSALSQSLGSPHEVSAAAHLPASTAADFELSRVSDAGRSVTAVRVEGPEPSAVFRCEALRKELSALGETEELHGKNSKDFWSKIANLHPFVQSSEQIVWKVSTAPTAGPGVAARILDQRRGQHFYDWGGGLLWIGFDPAGTEDDGGTAIVREAIAEAGGHATLMRAPDALRAAVPVFQPQDAGKAALSARLKNAFDPSGVLNPGRIYADS from the coding sequence ATGAGCGAGATCCTGCGCCCGGAGAACCCGGACCAGCTGGTTGAACTGGTGAACTGGGCGGTTTCCGAGAAACAGCCCCTGAAGGTCATTGGCAGCGACAGCAAGAGCGGCCTGGGGCGCCCTGTGCAGGCGCATCACACGGTCTCCCTGTCGGCATTCAATGGCATCCGCCTCTACGAACCCGAGGAACTGGTGCTCTCCGCCGGTGCCGGAACGCCGCTTGCCGACATTCGCTCTGCCTTGCAGGAGACGGGCCAGGAGATGGCATTCGAACCACCGAATCTCTCGGCATTCTATGGCAGTGGACATGACGAGGGCACACTGGGCGGCCTGCTGGCTTGCAACCTGGCCGGCCCGCGCCGTATCAAGATCGGCGCAGCACGAGACCACTTTCTGGGCTTTTCCGCCGTGACCGGCCGGGGTGAACTGGTGAAATCCGGCGGCCGCGTGGTCAAGAACGTCACCGGCTATGATCTCAGCAAACTGCTGGCCGGCTCCTACGGAACGCTGGGCATCATGACCGAAGTCACGGTGAAGGTGCTGCCGGGCGCCGAAAAGCTGCGCACCGTGCTGGTCTATGGACTTGAGGATGCGCAGGCCGTCTCAGCCCTGTCCCAGTCCCTCGGCTCACCGCACGAGGTTTCCGCCGCCGCGCATCTGCCGGCCTCCACGGCTGCTGATTTCGAGCTGTCCCGGGTCTCCGACGCAGGCCGATCCGTCACCGCCGTACGTGTCGAAGGTCCGGAGCCTTCAGCCGTCTTCCGTTGCGAAGCCTTGCGCAAGGAGCTGTCAGCCCTTGGCGAGACCGAAGAATTGCACGGCAAGAACTCGAAGGATTTCTGGAGCAAGATCGCAAACCTGCATCCTTTCGTGCAGAGCAGCGAGCAGATCGTCTGGAAGGTTTCAACGGCTCCCACAGCCGGCCCCGGCGTTGCCGCCCGCATCCTGGACCAACGCAGGGGACAGCATTTCTACGACTGGGGCGGTGGCCTGCTCTGGATCGGCTTCGACCCGGCCGGGACCGAAGACGACGGCGGGACGGCCATCGTTCGCGAGGCCATTGCCGAAGCTGGCGGCCATGCCACCCTGATGCGGGCGCCTGACGCATTGCGCGCGGCTGTTCCGGTTTTCCAGCCGCAGGACGCCGGAAAGGCTGCGCTCTCGGCGCGGCTCAAGAACGCTTTCGACCCCAGCGGTGTCCTCAACCCCGGTCGCATCTACGCGGACAGTTAA